From Bacillus pumilus, one genomic window encodes:
- a CDS encoding NAD(P)H-dependent oxidoreductase: MSIYQQLLARERSGDPIKVGIIGAGQMGFGLISQISKIPGMIVAGVCDIHLSAAEKAANFYKQHAKPHQMVVTNDYREVIQSDFVEVVVDATGVPEVGANISLEALNSKKHLVLLNVEVDITIGLVMHKLFTNAGLVYSGSAGDEPAATLELYEFAKTMGLEVLVAGKGKNNPFFPEANPDTCKAEADSKHMSAHMLAAFQDGTKTMAEMNLLSNATGLLPDKVGMHGVEANLENVADKLNQKQQGGVLDNFGVVEYVNGLAPGVFVIVKSDLEPVDEELRYLKVGKGPHYTLYRPFHLASLETPVTIAKAVLQHDSSIHPIGVPVSETVAVAKREIKAGESLDGIGGYSVRGVLETHQDMKTNGHIPIGLISGKVVAKKDIKLGQFLTHDDVELDSNTTVWKLRSLQDHLFQS, translated from the coding sequence ATGTCAATCTATCAACAGTTGTTAGCTCGAGAACGCAGTGGAGACCCGATCAAAGTAGGGATTATTGGAGCAGGCCAAATGGGCTTTGGACTCATTTCACAAATTTCTAAAATTCCAGGCATGATTGTCGCTGGTGTTTGTGATATTCACCTTAGTGCAGCAGAAAAGGCAGCAAATTTCTACAAGCAGCATGCGAAGCCGCATCAAATGGTTGTCACAAATGATTACAGAGAAGTGATTCAATCAGATTTCGTGGAAGTTGTAGTAGATGCAACAGGTGTCCCAGAGGTCGGAGCAAACATTTCTTTGGAAGCGCTTAATTCGAAAAAACATCTCGTTCTTTTAAATGTAGAAGTTGATATTACTATCGGTTTGGTCATGCATAAGTTATTCACAAATGCAGGGCTTGTTTACTCAGGATCAGCTGGAGACGAACCAGCAGCAACACTAGAATTATATGAATTTGCGAAAACAATGGGTCTTGAGGTGCTCGTTGCCGGGAAAGGAAAGAACAACCCATTCTTCCCAGAAGCAAATCCAGATACGTGTAAAGCAGAAGCAGATAGTAAACATATGAGTGCACATATGCTGGCTGCATTCCAGGACGGCACAAAAACAATGGCCGAAATGAACTTATTAAGTAATGCGACAGGGCTTCTGCCTGATAAAGTCGGTATGCACGGAGTCGAAGCGAATTTAGAGAATGTAGCAGATAAATTGAATCAAAAACAGCAAGGCGGCGTGCTGGATAACTTCGGAGTCGTTGAATATGTAAATGGACTTGCACCAGGCGTATTTGTCATCGTCAAGAGTGATCTTGAGCCAGTGGATGAAGAACTGCGCTATTTAAAAGTTGGAAAAGGTCCGCACTACACACTTTACCGTCCTTTCCACTTAGCCAGTCTTGAAACACCTGTCACCATCGCAAAAGCGGTCTTACAGCATGATTCATCCATCCACCCAATTGGTGTACCAGTGTCAGAAACAGTAGCTGTTGCGAAAAGAGAGATTAAAGCAGGGGAATCACTTGACGGAATTGGCGGGTACTCCGTAAGAGGTGTACTTGAAACACATCAAGACATGAAAACGAACGGCCACATTCCAATTGGCTTAATCAGCGGAAAAGTCGTAGCGAAAAAAGACATCAAATTAGGACAATTCCTGACTCATGATGATGTAGAACTTGATTCAAACACAACGGTCTGGAAGCTGCGTTCATTACAAGATCATTTATTTCAATCATAA
- a CDS encoding transcriptional regulator GutM, translated as MEKLAIVLCIILIVQYGLSFIQIKYYRKSMDSLIDDYKGKQGYHLFSGMERRKVGPGAIALIIVDESYIIQKCHVLGGVSILSKFKEVPSYEGKHVGAVLDEHHMMKQTLKKRKKGPAVMHALSMAAEQALVSISKKNITNVN; from the coding sequence ATGGAAAAATTAGCAATCGTACTTTGTATCATTCTCATTGTGCAGTATGGGTTATCTTTTATTCAAATCAAGTACTACCGCAAGAGCATGGATTCACTTATTGATGACTACAAAGGGAAGCAAGGCTATCACTTGTTTTCGGGAATGGAACGGCGCAAAGTTGGCCCTGGAGCCATAGCGCTCATCATTGTGGATGAATCTTATATCATTCAAAAATGCCATGTGCTTGGCGGTGTGTCGATCTTATCTAAATTTAAAGAAGTTCCTTCATATGAAGGAAAGCATGTTGGTGCAGTGCTAGACGAGCACCATATGATGAAGCAGACATTGAAAAAACGCAAAAAGGGGCCAGCTGTCATGCACGCACTTTCCATGGCGGCTGAACAAGCACTTGTCTCGATTTCGAAAAAAAATATAACAAATGTGAACTAG
- the srlA gene encoding PTS glucitol/sorbitol transporter subunit IIC, with translation MEWIQWFGEHFIGMFEAGGKQFMGLVTGIVPTLVVLLTFTYAVMKFIGEERVNRAIQFAAKYTILRYTLMPILSVLILTNPMAYTFGRFLPEKQKPAFYDSAVSFVHPVTSLFPYANAGELFVYLGIANGIKEAGYSMSELAVRYFLVGIVVILLRGIITEWITKYLAGKMKANSQ, from the coding sequence ATGGAATGGATTCAATGGTTTGGAGAGCACTTTATCGGAATGTTTGAAGCCGGTGGAAAGCAATTCATGGGTCTTGTTACAGGCATCGTTCCAACGCTTGTTGTGTTACTTACTTTCACTTATGCTGTCATGAAGTTTATTGGAGAAGAGCGAGTGAATAGAGCGATCCAGTTTGCAGCGAAATATACGATTTTGCGCTATACGTTAATGCCGATCTTATCTGTTCTTATTTTGACAAACCCAATGGCTTATACGTTTGGCCGCTTCTTACCTGAAAAACAAAAACCAGCATTCTATGATTCAGCTGTTTCATTTGTTCATCCGGTGACATCACTGTTCCCGTATGCCAACGCAGGAGAACTGTTTGTCTACTTAGGGATTGCAAACGGGATTAAAGAAGCAGGATATTCAATGTCAGAACTTGCTGTTCGTTACTTCTTAGTCGGGATCGTCGTCATTTTACTTCGCGGTATTATTACTGAATGGATTACAAAATACTTGGCAGGAAAAATGAAAGCGAATTCACAATAG
- the srlE gene encoding PTS glucitol/sorbitol transporter subunit IIB, giving the protein MTNHKVFVAKGAGGWGKGLELEPTGKRRKVVSITGGGIHPVARKIAEMTGTEACDGFKNSIPEDEMMCVVIDCGGTARIGLYPMKRIPTVDVLASSPSGPLAKHITEDIFVSGVTEKDISFAEASDGEAKVEGQENSEPIDKENFKETYSKLKEENIERQEKGNFLMRFSRGIGKVTGTFYQAGRDSVDMLLKNIIPFMAFVSMLIGIINYTKIGDLIAHFLSPLAGSIWGLLLLVVVCTLPFLSPVLGPGAVIAQVIGVLIGSQIALGNIPPQFALPALFAINGQVGCDFIPVGLSLGEAKPETVQYGVPAVLYSRLITGVLSVVIAYVASFGMY; this is encoded by the coding sequence ATGACAAACCACAAAGTATTTGTTGCAAAAGGTGCTGGCGGATGGGGAAAAGGCTTAGAGCTTGAACCGACTGGTAAAAGAAGAAAGGTTGTTTCCATTACAGGGGGAGGCATTCACCCAGTTGCTCGTAAAATTGCAGAAATGACAGGGACAGAAGCATGTGACGGCTTTAAAAACTCGATACCAGAAGATGAAATGATGTGTGTTGTCATTGACTGCGGTGGAACCGCGCGAATCGGACTGTATCCAATGAAGCGCATTCCAACTGTAGACGTTTTGGCTTCCTCTCCTTCTGGACCGCTTGCAAAACATATTACAGAGGATATCTTCGTATCAGGCGTAACAGAAAAGGATATTTCCTTTGCGGAAGCATCTGATGGTGAGGCGAAAGTAGAAGGTCAAGAAAACAGTGAGCCGATTGACAAAGAGAATTTCAAAGAAACCTATTCAAAACTGAAAGAGGAAAATATCGAGCGTCAGGAAAAAGGTAATTTCCTCATGAGATTCTCAAGAGGAATCGGGAAAGTCACCGGTACGTTCTATCAGGCTGGCCGTGATTCCGTTGATATGCTTTTGAAAAACATTATTCCATTCATGGCATTTGTCAGTATGTTAATTGGAATTATCAATTATACAAAAATCGGTGACTTGATTGCTCATTTTCTATCGCCACTGGCAGGATCTATATGGGGGCTCTTACTGCTCGTCGTGGTCTGTACATTGCCGTTCCTATCGCCTGTCTTAGGACCTGGAGCAGTCATTGCACAAGTCATCGGTGTTCTCATTGGTAGTCAAATTGCACTAGGGAATATCCCGCCTCAATTTGCACTCCCTGCACTATTTGCCATCAACGGTCAAGTAGGGTGTGATTTCATTCCAGTTGGGCTGTCACTTGGTGAAGCGAAGCCGGAAACGGTACAATATGGGGTACCAGCTGTTTTGTATAGCCGTCTCATTACAGGGGTTCTATCTGTTGTGATCGCATACGTTGCCAGCTTCGGTATGTATTAA
- a CDS encoding PTS glucitol/sorbitol transporter subunit IIA: MVTQSVVKEIGILVPQFKEDKLIVLFGPAAPQELRDMSVIHEFEHLEEEPLKLGGTIQVGDQTYTITALGNKANDNFKELGHISIYFQEPFDDVLPGAVFASPHKFPDIKEGVRIEIS; this comes from the coding sequence ATGGTAACACAATCTGTCGTAAAAGAAATCGGGATCTTAGTCCCGCAATTTAAAGAAGATAAGCTGATTGTTTTATTTGGACCCGCAGCGCCGCAGGAATTAAGAGATATGTCCGTCATTCATGAGTTCGAACATTTAGAAGAAGAGCCGCTGAAGCTGGGCGGTACCATTCAAGTGGGCGATCAAACGTACACGATCACAGCCCTCGGCAATAAAGCAAATGACAACTTTAAAGAGCTCGGCCATATTTCGATCTACTTCCAAGAGCCGTTTGATGATGTATTACCGGGAGCTGTCTTTGCATCTCCGCACAAGTTTCCTGATATAAAAGAAGGCGTACGAATTGAAATTTCGTAA
- a CDS encoding ABC transporter ATP-binding protein — MVSLELKDVSLKRNGKWLLQSVDWQVNKEEHWVLYGLNGAGKTALLNMLCSYYFPTSGEMTVLGHVFGKEALGEKLRKKIGLISAGLEKKLHRDDNAFEIVLSGAFASIGLYETPTDEIREKAIDLLKAFGSFKYANRTYETLSQGEKQKVLIARALMNDPKLLILDEPVTGLDFLAREQVLETISFIASKPDAPTLLYTTHHAEEILPVFQHTLLLKDGTVFDQGETKEMMTSDLLSSFFECPVDVMWRNGRPHLSKL; from the coding sequence ATGGTGTCACTTGAATTGAAGGATGTTTCTTTAAAACGAAATGGGAAATGGCTGCTGCAATCTGTTGACTGGCAGGTGAACAAAGAGGAGCACTGGGTGCTTTACGGTTTAAATGGTGCGGGAAAAACCGCTTTATTAAATATGCTCTGCTCATATTACTTCCCCACGTCAGGTGAGATGACCGTGCTGGGACATGTCTTTGGCAAGGAGGCGCTTGGCGAAAAGCTCAGGAAGAAAATTGGCCTCATTTCTGCGGGACTTGAAAAGAAACTGCACAGAGACGACAATGCATTTGAAATAGTTCTCAGCGGAGCATTTGCTTCGATCGGGCTTTATGAAACCCCGACAGATGAGATAAGAGAGAAAGCCATTGATCTATTAAAAGCATTTGGTTCATTCAAATATGCGAACCGGACATATGAAACACTCTCACAAGGAGAAAAGCAAAAAGTCCTGATTGCGAGGGCTTTAATGAATGATCCCAAGCTCTTGATTTTAGATGAGCCTGTGACGGGTCTTGATTTTTTAGCAAGAGAACAGGTGCTGGAGACCATCTCATTCATTGCTTCAAAGCCTGATGCGCCTACTTTACTTTATACGACCCATCATGCAGAAGAGATTTTGCCTGTTTTTCAGCACACCTTATTATTAAAAGATGGGACTGTTTTTGATCAAGGAGAAACAAAAGAGATGATGACAAGCGATTTGCTTTCTTCCTTCTTTGAATGTCCGGTAGATGTGATGTGGAGAAATGGCCGTCCTCACTTAAGTAAATTGTAG
- a CDS encoding YlmC/YmxH family sporulation protein: MISISEFQIKDVVDVSSGKKLGTIGDIDINVTSGKIQAIIIGGTGKMMGFFGKEEEMIVPWRNIVKIGEDVILVRLSS, encoded by the coding sequence ATGATCAGTATTTCTGAATTCCAAATCAAGGATGTCGTCGATGTGTCGAGCGGAAAAAAACTAGGCACCATTGGGGACATTGATATTAATGTCACGAGCGGTAAAATACAAGCGATCATTATCGGCGGCACAGGTAAAATGATGGGATTTTTCGGAAAAGAAGAGGAAATGATTGTGCCGTGGCGAAATATAGTAAAAATTGGCGAAGATGTGATACTTGTCCGATTGTCTTCTTAA
- the pgeF gene encoding peptidoglycan editing factor PgeF, with translation MTHKYDPFQQKSPYAMTIHDWTNMTCSGKEVLAGFTTKNGGFSLSPYQSLNTGLHVGDDASSVQMNRQVIADATAVPLSDWVFADQTHDDRIKKVTKEQRGRGSLHYHEALPGTDGLYTSEPNMMLALCFADCVPLYFLAPQNGLIGTAHAGWKGTVKQIGAKMVDLWVNQEGAKTDQIQVVIGPSIGSCCYIVDDVVMDQVKQLPFSTEDVYSEISQGQYKLDLKTLNKNVLLHAGMKEENIHVSSMCTSCSDQLFFSHRRDQGKTGRMMSFVGFKEA, from the coding sequence TTGACACACAAATATGACCCCTTTCAGCAGAAATCACCTTATGCAATGACCATTCATGATTGGACGAACATGACATGTTCTGGTAAAGAGGTATTGGCCGGATTTACGACAAAAAATGGCGGCTTCAGCCTTTCTCCATATCAATCATTGAACACTGGACTCCATGTAGGAGATGATGCTTCTAGTGTCCAAATGAATCGTCAAGTCATAGCAGATGCTACTGCTGTGCCGCTCTCTGATTGGGTGTTTGCAGACCAAACACACGATGACCGCATCAAGAAAGTCACCAAGGAGCAAAGAGGAAGAGGAAGTCTTCATTATCATGAGGCACTGCCTGGAACAGACGGTTTATATACGTCTGAACCGAACATGATGCTCGCTCTTTGTTTCGCCGATTGTGTTCCGCTTTATTTTCTAGCTCCGCAAAATGGACTCATCGGAACAGCCCATGCCGGATGGAAAGGAACCGTCAAGCAAATTGGTGCAAAGATGGTAGATCTATGGGTCAACCAAGAAGGTGCCAAGACCGATCAAATACAAGTCGTCATTGGACCATCCATTGGCAGCTGCTGCTACATAGTCGATGACGTGGTCATGGATCAAGTGAAACAGCTTCCCTTTTCAACAGAGGATGTGTATTCCGAGATTTCACAGGGACAATATAAATTAGACTTGAAAACATTAAACAAAAACGTATTGCTTCATGCAGGGATGAAAGAAGAAAACATACATGTCAGTTCGATGTGCACAAGCTGCAGTGATCAGCTTTTCTTCTCACACCGCCGTGATCAAGGGAAAACAGGACGTATGATGTCTTTTGTCGGGTTTAAGGAGGCATAA
- a CDS encoding YggS family pyridoxal phosphate-dependent enzyme codes for MNVRENLRQINEQINEACKRAGRNPVDVSVVAVTKYVSIERAQEAKEAGILHFGENRDQGLLEKQAAITDESISWHFIGSLQTRKVKSVIQTIDYLHSLDRMSLANEIEKRADHTVRCFVQVNTSLEESKHGLQSEDVIPFVKQLADFKKIEIAGLMTMAPFTDDHTVIRNCFKTLKNLQEEVKHLNQVNAPCQHLSMGMSNDFEIAIEEGATFVRIGSSLVGNETGGA; via the coding sequence TTGAATGTACGAGAGAATCTCAGACAAATAAATGAACAAATAAACGAAGCATGTAAAAGAGCCGGCCGGAACCCAGTGGATGTATCGGTCGTCGCTGTCACAAAGTATGTCTCGATTGAGCGAGCACAAGAAGCCAAGGAAGCAGGAATTTTGCACTTTGGAGAAAATCGTGACCAAGGGTTACTTGAAAAACAAGCGGCCATAACCGATGAAAGCATTAGCTGGCACTTCATCGGCAGTTTACAAACACGAAAAGTAAAATCTGTCATTCAAACAATTGACTACTTACATTCGCTCGACAGGATGTCTCTTGCGAATGAAATTGAAAAAAGAGCGGATCACACGGTTCGCTGTTTTGTACAGGTAAACACATCGCTGGAGGAGTCAAAACACGGCTTACAAAGTGAAGACGTGATTCCATTTGTGAAGCAGCTCGCTGATTTCAAAAAGATTGAAATTGCTGGACTGATGACGATGGCTCCATTTACAGATGATCACACTGTGATACGAAACTGCTTTAAAACATTAAAAAATCTTCAAGAAGAAGTAAAACATCTTAACCAAGTAAATGCACCTTGTCAGCATTTATCGATGGGCATGTCAAATGATTTTGAAATCGCAATTGAAGAAGGTGCGACATTCGTTCGGATTGGCTCTTCACTTGTTGGAAATGAAACAGGAGGTGCGTGA
- a CDS encoding cell division protein SepF, with the protein MSIKNKFKSFFTLDDEEYEYEYIDEEREPVQEEKGTKDKAAFQERPQTGKQNVVSLQSLQKSSKVVLSEPRVYAEAQEIADHIKNRRAVVVNLQRIQHDQAKRIIDFLSGTVYAIGGDIQRIGSNIFLCTPDNVDVSGTISELLTEEEPQRW; encoded by the coding sequence ATGAGCATAAAAAATAAGTTTAAAAGCTTTTTCACTCTCGACGATGAAGAGTATGAGTACGAATATATTGATGAAGAAAGAGAACCAGTCCAAGAAGAAAAAGGAACGAAGGACAAAGCGGCATTTCAAGAGCGTCCGCAGACTGGAAAACAAAATGTCGTCAGCTTGCAAAGCTTGCAGAAATCCTCTAAAGTGGTGTTAAGTGAGCCGCGTGTTTATGCAGAAGCGCAAGAGATTGCAGACCATATTAAAAACAGACGTGCAGTCGTCGTGAATTTGCAGCGCATTCAGCACGATCAAGCAAAGCGAATCATTGACTTCTTAAGCGGAACTGTTTATGCAATCGGTGGAGACATCCAGCGCATTGGCTCGAATATATTCCTCTGCACACCTGATAATGTGGATGTATCTGGCACAATATCAGAACTTTTGACAGAGGAAGAACCTCAGAGGTGGTAA
- a CDS encoding YggT family protein — translation MILYYIFQLLQTVLTIYSFAIIIYIFMSWVPSARETSIGRFLTNICEPYLEPFRKIIPPIGMIDISPIVALLVIRFASSYGLTGLYNMIVRFM, via the coding sequence GTGATTTTATATTACATTTTCCAGCTTTTACAGACTGTATTAACGATTTACTCATTCGCGATTATTATTTACATCTTTATGTCATGGGTGCCATCTGCAAGAGAAACATCGATTGGGCGTTTTCTGACAAATATTTGCGAACCGTATTTAGAACCATTTCGTAAAATTATTCCGCCAATTGGCATGATTGACATCTCGCCAATTGTGGCATTGCTTGTGATTCGTTTTGCATCATCATATGGACTAACTGGTCTTTACAATATGATTGTACGCTTCATGTAG
- a CDS encoding RNA-binding protein translates to MSDIYQHFRKDEQPFVDQVLGWKKIALDQYRMKLTDFLDPREQFITESVIQHADELGIMFFGGYEGAERKRALIYPEYLEPATQDVELSYFQVNYAKKFISLEHPKLLGSLIGTGLKRQKFGDLLFSEEDVQFICTSDVADFVRAQLTHVGRASVSLEEITQADLKPVMSKTDIKEDTISSLRLDAVCAAISRQSRQKAQLLVKNGLVKVNWKVTEDPSFTIGEGDQLSVRGFGRFSLKTIDGKTKKDKFKVTFELLT, encoded by the coding sequence ATGAGCGATATTTATCAACATTTTAGAAAAGACGAACAGCCATTTGTCGACCAAGTGTTAGGCTGGAAAAAAATCGCACTCGACCAGTATCGAATGAAATTAACAGACTTTCTTGATCCGCGTGAGCAGTTTATTACCGAGTCCGTCATCCAGCATGCTGATGAGCTTGGGATCATGTTTTTTGGCGGGTATGAAGGAGCGGAGCGCAAAAGAGCTCTCATTTATCCTGAATATTTAGAACCGGCTACTCAGGATGTTGAGCTGTCTTATTTTCAGGTGAATTATGCGAAAAAGTTTATTTCCTTAGAACACCCGAAGCTTCTCGGCTCACTGATTGGGACAGGCTTGAAGCGTCAAAAATTCGGAGATCTGTTATTTTCAGAGGAAGATGTGCAGTTTATTTGTACAAGTGATGTCGCTGATTTTGTGCGGGCGCAGCTGACGCATGTCGGCAGAGCCTCCGTTTCATTAGAGGAAATCACGCAGGCAGATTTAAAACCGGTTATGAGCAAGACTGACATCAAAGAAGATACTATTTCTTCACTGCGGCTTGATGCGGTATGTGCTGCAATCAGCCGTCAGTCTCGGCAAAAGGCACAGCTTTTGGTCAAAAATGGGCTTGTCAAAGTTAATTGGAAAGTCACTGAGGACCCTTCCTTTACAATCGGCGAAGGCGATCAGCTCTCTGTACGGGGATTTGGCCGATTTAGCTTGAAAACGATTGATGGGAAGACCAAAAAAGATAAATTTAAAGTAACATTTGAGCTTCTGACATAA
- a CDS encoding DivIVA domain-containing protein encodes MPLTPNDIHNKTFTKSFRGYDEDEVNEFLSQVRKDYEIVLRKKNELEEKVNELDERLGHFATIEETLNKSILVAQEAAEDVKRHSDKEAKLIIREAEKNADRIINEALSKSRKIAMEIEELKKQSKVFRTRFQMLIEAQLDLLKNDDWDHLLEYEVDAVFDEKE; translated from the coding sequence TTGCCATTAACACCTAATGATATTCATAATAAAACGTTCACAAAAAGCTTTCGCGGCTATGATGAAGATGAAGTAAACGAGTTTTTAAGCCAAGTACGTAAAGATTACGAAATCGTGCTTCGCAAAAAGAACGAACTTGAAGAAAAAGTAAACGAACTTGACGAAAGACTTGGTCATTTTGCGACAATTGAAGAGACATTAAACAAATCAATTCTTGTGGCGCAGGAAGCAGCAGAAGACGTCAAACGTCATTCTGATAAAGAAGCGAAATTGATTATTCGTGAAGCAGAGAAAAATGCAGATCGTATTATCAACGAAGCGCTATCAAAATCAAGAAAGATTGCGATGGAAATCGAAGAGCTGAAGAAACAGTCGAAGGTCTTTAGAACTCGCTTCCAAATGCTCATCGAAGCTCAGCTTGATCTTCTAAAAAATGACGATTGGGATCATTTACTGGAATATGAAGTTGACGCTGTCTTTGACGAAAAAGAATAA